The Pelodiscus sinensis isolate JC-2024 chromosome 13, ASM4963464v1, whole genome shotgun sequence genome includes a region encoding these proteins:
- the TBX22 gene encoding T-box transcription factor TBX22 — protein MALSSRAHAFSVEALVGKSAKRKLPDLRDEKQEPRTEKGEEAGTGCRAREKSQEPEKRPKADASASFSASAEGREAKEDVQVELQGSELWKRFHEIGTEMIITKAGRRMFPSVRVKVKGLEPVKQYYIAIDVVPVDSKRYRYVYHSSQWMVAGNTDHSCITPRLYIHPDSPCSGETWMRQIISFDRVKLTNNEMDDKGHIILQSMHKYKPRVHVIAQDSRFDLSQIQSLPAEGVQTFSFKETEFTTVTAYQNQQITKLKIDRNPFAKGFRDPGRNRGVLDGLLETYPWRPPLTLDFKTYASETHDGSSGSSPATSSGGTPSPLNSLLSPSCSPPTFHLSASSIGMSCPETYLHNLNLPLYYKICPTSLLRQQSLVFPSHEKLGGTNPHVLHHFMVDVPGLSSLGITNLKNGKSEDLTGQCLQVSNSANQMVYGLHASGNIFPSSPTAREALNCSLHSPYGLYGYNFSMPSRLMNAASHFKVNDSIPTSFRDGRCNHSNWHSAINHCL, from the exons ATGGCTCTCAGCTCCCGAGCTCACGCCTTCTCTGTTGAAGCCCTAGTGGGGAAATCCGCGAAGAGGAAACTGCCCGATTTGAGAGACGAGAAACAAGAGCCCCGCACAGAGAAGGGCGAGGAGGCCGGGACTGGCTGCAGAGCGAGAGAGAAAAGCCAGGAACCTG AAAAGAGGCCGAAAGCAGACGCGTCGGCTTCTTTCTCGGCGAGTGCCGAGGGCCGAGAAGCGAAGGAGGACGTCCAAGTGGAACTGCAAGGGTCTGAACTCTGGAAAAGGTTTCATGAGATCGGCACGGAAATGATTATCACCAAAGCTGGCAG GAGAATGTTTCCCTCTGTCAGGGTGAAAGTGAAGGGCCTGGAGCCAGTGAAACAATATTACATCGCAATTGACGTGGTCCCTGTGGACTCCAAAAGATACAG GTACGTctaccacagctcccagtggatGGTGGCTGGGAACACGGACCACTCCTGCATAACGCCCAGGCTCTACATCCACCCCGATTCCCCCTGCTCGGGAGAGACCTGGATGAGGCAAATCATCAGCTTCGACAGGGTGAAACTCACCAACAATGAGATGGACGACAAGGGGCAT ATTATTCTGCAGTCCATGCACAAGTACAAGCCCAGAGTGCACGTCATTGCTCAGGACTCCAGGTTCGACCTGTCCCAGATCCAGTCTCTGCCGGCGGAAGGGGTTCAAACGTTTTCATTCAAAGAAACCGAATTCACCACTGTCACGGCTTATCAAAACCAGCAG ATTACCAAACTGAAAATAGACAGGAATCCCTTTGCTAAAGGATTTAGAGATCCTGGGAGAAACAG GGGAGTTCTGGATGGACTTTTGGAAACATATCCATGGAGGCCACCACTTACTCTGGATTTTAAGACTTATGCTTCAGAAACCCATG ATGGGAGTTCTGGTTCTTCTCCTGCAACCTCCAGTGGTGGGACGCCATCTCCTCTGAATTCCTTGCTTTCTCCATCTTGCTCACCTCCTACATTTCACTTGTCAGCGAGCAGCATTGGAATGTCATGCCCTGAAACATATCTACATAATCTCAACTTGCCCCTTTACTACAAGATTTGCCCTACAAGCCTTTTGAGACAACAGTCACTTGTATTTCCAAGTCATGAAAAACTGGGAGGCACCAACCCACATGTTTTACACCACTTCATGGTGGATGTGCCTGGGCTGTCTTCCCTTGGCATAACAAATCTGAAAAATGGTAAATCTGAAGATTTAACTGGGCAGTGTCTACAAGTATCCAACTCTGCTAATCAAATGGTGTATGGATTACATGCATCTGGAAACATTTTCCCATCAAGTCCCACTGCTCGGGAAGCTCTTAATTGTTCTTTACATTCTCCATATGGCTTGTATGGTTATAACTTTTCTATGCCATCTAGACTGATGAACGCAGCGAGCCATTTCAAAGTGAATGACAGCATTCCGACTTC